From one Aeropyrum camini SY1 = JCM 12091 genomic stretch:
- the rpoA1 gene encoding DNA-directed RNA polymerase subunit A', whose translation MSLRLSEFREANLLDKILFGVLSPHEIRQLAKVTVVRGDLYEADGTPVSGGLRDPHFGAIEPGERCPVCGNSREECPGHFGKIELARPVLIPHYTDYVYKILQATCRVCGRITLPEEKIKYYRLIFRRLRGKWPQLAKTFATMVVKEAAQATQCPHCGKPQYKVVYIRPFHFYEKKPEGDVKLTPSEIRERLEKTGSEIEILGVHPERSRPEWMVATVLIVPPLAVRPSITLETGLRSEDDLTHALAEIVRQNEKLRNVIVTNAPETLIEENWMVLQEMVAAYIDNELPGARRLTHRRKRYLKTLAQRLKGKDGRIRGNLSGKRVNYSARTVISPDPYISINEVGVPEEIAKTLTIAMRVTPYNLEEARRFVLNGPDKWPGALFVYKTSERKKYDLRFFKDYKKLAESLEPGDIVERHLINGDIVLFNRQPSLHRMSIMGHIVRVMPGKTFRLNLLVCPPYNADFDGDEMNLHVPRLEEAQAEAREIMLVEKHILTPRYGGPIIGGRQDYVSGAYLLTVKTRLFTKEEVERLLSVAGYKGDLPEPAILKPRPLWTGKQLASIFLPDDLNFKGKSKTNAGDLACADELCLHDSYIVITNGKLLEGVLDKKAIGAEEPNNLLHIIALEYGNSKARQLLDSFYRMFIRMLELRGLTISLHDIDLPERAKQEIEELIREYKGRVYSIIEDYRKGTLEPIPGRSLEESLEIKIMEVLDELRKKVQEVASNNLDPFNDVFVMARTGARGSDVNISQMAAMLGQQAVRGKRIRRGFRNRVLAHFRENDTEPEAWGFVRSSFRKGLRPTEVFFHAAAGREGLVDTAVKTSQSGYMQRRLINALQDIVVTYDGTVRDLYGNLIQLKYGEDGVDPMKTYHGKPVDVKRIVQRVKTGKANTA comes from the coding sequence ATGTCTCTCAGGCTATCTGAATTCCGTGAGGCAAACCTGCTCGACAAGATACTCTTTGGGGTCTTAAGCCCCCATGAGATAAGGCAGCTCGCAAAGGTGACCGTGGTAAGAGGTGATCTGTACGAGGCTGATGGAACCCCAGTCTCCGGGGGCCTTAGAGACCCACACTTCGGAGCTATAGAACCGGGCGAGAGGTGTCCTGTATGTGGAAACAGCAGGGAAGAGTGTCCCGGCCACTTCGGTAAGATAGAGCTTGCGAGGCCAGTGCTCATACCCCATTACACCGATTACGTTTACAAGATCCTCCAGGCAACGTGCAGGGTCTGCGGCAGGATAACCCTCCCGGAGGAGAAAATCAAGTACTATAGGCTAATCTTCAGGAGGCTCAGGGGCAAGTGGCCTCAGCTCGCCAAGACTTTCGCCACGATGGTTGTTAAGGAGGCTGCTCAGGCGACCCAGTGTCCGCACTGCGGGAAGCCACAGTACAAGGTGGTTTACATAAGGCCCTTCCACTTCTACGAGAAGAAGCCGGAAGGGGATGTAAAGCTAACGCCGTCTGAAATACGGGAGAGGCTTGAGAAGACTGGTAGCGAGATAGAGATTCTCGGTGTCCACCCTGAAAGGTCTAGGCCTGAGTGGATGGTGGCCACCGTACTGATAGTGCCTCCCCTGGCAGTTAGGCCTTCTATAACGCTAGAGACGGGCTTGAGGTCGGAAGACGACCTTACCCATGCCCTAGCTGAAATAGTGAGGCAGAACGAGAAGCTTAGGAATGTTATAGTAACGAACGCGCCAGAGACGCTTATAGAGGAGAACTGGATGGTTCTGCAGGAGATGGTTGCTGCATACATAGATAATGAGCTGCCGGGTGCTAGGAGGCTTACCCACAGGAGGAAAAGGTACCTGAAGACTCTGGCCCAGAGACTTAAAGGGAAGGACGGGAGGATAAGGGGCAACCTGTCCGGTAAAAGGGTCAACTACTCGGCCAGGACGGTGATAAGCCCAGACCCGTATATAAGCATAAACGAGGTAGGCGTCCCGGAGGAGATAGCTAAGACGCTGACTATAGCTATGAGGGTTACCCCGTACAACCTAGAGGAGGCTAGGAGGTTTGTGCTCAACGGCCCTGATAAATGGCCTGGGGCTCTCTTCGTTTACAAAACCTCGGAGAGGAAGAAGTACGATCTCAGATTCTTCAAGGACTATAAGAAGCTGGCTGAGAGCCTTGAGCCAGGTGACATAGTGGAGAGACACCTGATAAACGGCGACATAGTACTCTTCAATAGACAGCCCAGCCTTCATAGAATGTCAATAATGGGCCACATAGTGAGGGTTATGCCCGGGAAGACGTTTAGACTCAACCTCCTCGTCTGCCCGCCTTACAACGCTGACTTCGATGGTGACGAGATGAACCTCCACGTGCCGAGGCTGGAGGAGGCCCAGGCCGAAGCGAGGGAGATTATGCTTGTGGAGAAGCACATACTAACTCCGAGATACGGCGGCCCAATAATCGGCGGGAGGCAGGATTACGTCAGTGGAGCTTATCTTCTGACTGTAAAGACCCGGCTCTTCACTAAAGAAGAGGTTGAGAGGCTGCTAAGCGTGGCTGGCTACAAGGGCGATCTGCCGGAGCCCGCGATTCTAAAGCCTAGACCTCTCTGGACAGGCAAGCAGCTGGCATCCATCTTCCTACCAGACGATCTCAACTTCAAGGGTAAGAGCAAGACTAACGCTGGAGACCTTGCATGTGCTGACGAGCTTTGCCTCCACGACAGCTATATTGTAATAACCAACGGTAAGCTTCTCGAAGGCGTCCTAGATAAGAAGGCTATAGGAGCTGAGGAGCCTAACAACCTCCTCCACATCATAGCGCTTGAATATGGCAACTCGAAGGCGAGGCAGCTGCTAGACAGTTTTTACAGGATGTTTATAAGGATGCTCGAGCTCAGAGGCCTCACCATATCGCTCCACGACATAGACCTGCCTGAGAGGGCTAAGCAGGAGATCGAGGAGTTGATACGCGAGTACAAGGGGAGGGTTTACAGCATAATAGAAGATTATAGGAAGGGTACTCTCGAGCCTATACCTGGAAGGAGCCTAGAGGAGAGTCTGGAGATAAAGATAATGGAGGTTCTGGACGAGCTCAGGAAGAAAGTCCAGGAGGTGGCTTCTAACAATCTAGACCCGTTCAACGACGTGTTCGTAATGGCTAGAACAGGTGCCAGGGGTAGCGATGTAAATATAAGCCAGATGGCTGCTATGCTTGGGCAGCAGGCTGTGAGAGGCAAAAGGATTAGGAGAGGATTTAGAAACAGAGTGCTAGCACACTTTAGAGAGAATGATACAGAACCTGAGGCGTGGGGCTTCGTGCGCAGCAGCTTCAGGAAAGGCCTCAGGCCTACCGAGGTCTTCTTCCACGCAGCCGCTGGGAGAGAAGGTCTTGTGGATACAGCTGTGAAGACGTCGCAGAGCGGTTACATGCAGAGGAGGCTGATAAACGCCCTCCAGGACATAGTTGTTACATACGACGGCACAGTAAGAGATCTCTATGGGAATCTGATACAGCTTAAGTACGGCGAGGACGGTGTGGATCCGATGAAAACCTACCACGGCAAGCCTGTCGATGTAAAGAGGATTGTACAGAGAGTGAAAACTGGCAAGGCAAACACGGCCTGA